The sequence below is a genomic window from Lolium perenne isolate Kyuss_39 chromosome 4, Kyuss_2.0, whole genome shotgun sequence.
TCTATGAAAACAGTTATGTCCTTAGCAGGGGAATTTCAGATTTTGGTCACTAGTTCTCTGAAATCCTCTCTATAAAGCCACCTCCTTTTAGATTTATACTCTAGCTAGCAGATTTAGAGAGCTGGATCTATAACAGAGTCCCACGACATAGGTGTATGATCACTGCCCTTCCGGCAGTGAAATGAAATGCAATGCAGAAAAAAGAAGAAACGAACAACAATGATCCATGTCTAATCTAAGGAGACAACAGATGAAGGAATCCATGCAAGCGTAAGAACGTAATTGCATGTACTATCATCTTCATACAAATCTTGTCTCTGCTTTTGTTAGTTGGACATTTTTGGGACCAGAGCCGCAACTTTTGCCACTCCAAGAAACTCTCCTGCACGAGCTCTATAGAAATATGCCACACATCCTTTCGATCTGCCGTATGTTCCACACTTCGCACTTTATAGCTGAGTTACATGGACACATGGACGTGGACTTCGATCAACAGGCCAACTGCATGAGGTGTCAAGGTTTTGACTTGGGCAAAATGGCGTGTCATTCGCTAAACCAGTTTTAGTAATCAGGATTATGGTAGATGGTTGGGTTGTCACAGGTTTGGGCCATTGATAGAAACATCACCTGCATGAACGGTCCCTCCTTCCACAGATCCGTGCAGATTTTTCAGTAATGGAAACAACCTAACCTGCAGGCAATGCCAAAGCACATCAACTAAGCCAGCACCTCGTGATTATTAAGATTAGATAGTAGATGGCACTCCACATGAATAAATTATTTAGCATGCATGCAAATCAAAGGACAAGTACACATGTCATGGTTCATCCAGATGGCGCTGCCGATTAAATGTGTGCCATAAGGCATGAGCCATGTCTCAGTCCCGGCCCTCATGCATTCATGGATCACTGATATTGCACCTACTCAGCTTGAGAGTCACACTGATGATCCATGCCATGCCTGCTTGCAGAAACTAATTAACTACGACTCTTAGATGCAGTTGTAGGTACATGTCAATATGTCATTGTTAGACATAGACATCACTGAAACTAAAGTAGGAGCTCCTCATCTCTCCCGTACTAATCCAGGTGATCAGATAACTACTGCTGCAACTACTGACTCACTCTACAACATAACTACTGTGCTGTTAACACTAGCTAATAAGTCCACTGCAAGGCCAAATTTTGCAGTGAAGATGCACATGCTGGTACCAAAAAATTACATGGCTTTGTCTTGCAAATTTTGCAAAGCTGTCTGTTACTTTGAAAGAACACAAGAGCCCCCACATGATCACCTTCTCTGCAAATTGTTCTAAAAATCTAGGGTACATACATGTCAACATTTCATCTTCAACCATCCCTTCTTAGACTACCAGAAAAGAATCTTATGCTTAAATCCTAGACAAAGGCAACCGAAGCAGCCTAGAGCCTAGTACATGCCTAGCTACAAATCCTCCCCAATAATGGCATGGGATTAGCACCAAACCACACTCGTCGCGGAGATCATGAGCACTTAATTTGTTGGCAATGTTAGAACAGGTTAGCAAGGACGCAATTGCCATTCTTGCAGCGCCAGCGCATTCTTGTTGCCTCCATCACCACCTGTCTACTCTGAATTAGCAGAAACATACCCATCACTGACACAGTGTTGGTTTTGACACTGATGTGTTCTAACTACACATATCAGGGCAGGGAATCATTGCCGCATATCACTAGCTGATACGAAGTTACCTATTATGTAACCCAACACCTATCTATCAACCTGAAGTAATATTGATGGCTGGTTTAGATAGACTAGAACGTTACTAGTTCAAGAGTCAAATATCTAGTGGAGTGCTACAAGTCAATGGGAGCGATCAAGTTCCACTGGAGGTCTATGACAGTATGATGATACATGTGGTGAGTGCTCTGACCAAATATGGCACTTTCCAATAAAACCTCTTAATAACTGCCTGAATAGCAGCTGGTGGTTTTCTGTCCATTTATGCACTTCTGAATAATCCAAGCAGCCCATGCCAGTTACTGAATTCTGATTTTTTGCTTCTATTTCTACCTAACTGAAAGACATGATGTAACCTGACAATGCTTGGCTTTTAGTTGATGTGTTTAGCTAGGCATACTGTTGGCTGACTAATCCACGATGCAATCATATTCCCCAGGAATAGCCTATTGATTCTGGCTAAAGTATACTGCATGTGTGATGTTGGTCTATGAATCTTTTCCGCACCTTCCACACAAATTTGAGAGAAAAACGCATGAAGGAAAAACATAAATGATGACTTTGTGGTGTGCACCCTGGTTTCAAATCTTCAAGAGCTGGATGGACGGAAACACTAACTAAAGGTGATTAAAGTGGATAAAGGAAGCATGCTGCCACTTCTTTCTAGTTGAACACCTGTATCACACTATCACACACCACATGAAGCCACACTTTCAGCAATGGAATATAGCACCTTCAAGTCTTTCACTGCAGAGAGAAGagaaaaattccattctttggagTTGGACCTGGAAAGGCCTGGAGATCTTTGCCAGCATCAGAAAAGTCGGTGATGGCACTGCTTGCATTGTTCTTCCTGCTCCTTCGTTGTTCTAAAGCGGTATGAACAAACGTGTGACCGGAGGACAGCTCAAAAAGACTAGAGAAGACTTGGCACAATTGCAAAGAATAATTTGCATTAATCATGAACTAATTGAAGCTGGTGGCACGACTGCTGAAAGGGGTCAATGTTTTTTCTaataacaaagaaagagaaaaaaggtTAACAATATGCTTGACAGAACTTGCAAGCAATTTGTATTACATAGTACAGAGTATAAAGTTAAAAATTTCACAATCAGATGGAGCTTCTCTTCTGATAATGCTCTCTCCATTCCACTTGTTCTGATTGATGAGTACACAAATATATTCTACAAGCAGATCACCAAATTAGCAGCTGCCTCTCTCTTAGTTTCTTACATAGATTAATATACACATAAGAAAATTTATTAATATACATAGAGTAGAATCAATTCGGCAGAAAAGAAACAACCACAAACGCTACACTGAATTTTATTTTCTTGCCTGTTGCAGCAAGATCATCTCCCACAACAATTGCAGCATACAAAGTCACATAATAGTATAAATAGAAATAGTAAAAAAGAAAATATATTGATCTCAAGTTCTGAATTCCTCAGCATGTTCATGTATATACATCCAATCTTACAATTGGAATGATCGAAAAAAGATCACACCGAAGAGGCTACGCTAGAACACTTGACTGCATCAGACAAGTTATCAAGAGGTACGGGGAGGCGAAGGCAAGGGGATGACCCGGGTGTTCTTCCCCACCACGATGGTGATGTACCCGCCGTCCTCCTCGCCGGCCACCGGCGACGGCGACCCCCGCGCCGCCCTCTTAGCCTCCTCTTCCAGCGCCCGCCGGTACAGCTTCTCCTCCGCGTCCTTGAGGAACTGGAGCTTGGGCGGCGGTGACTTGGCGATGGTGGTAGGGCTCGCGGCCGGAGACTCGAACAGGGGGTTGTACGacctctccatcgccggcgggagGGGCGAGGAGGCCGGCGTGAGGAACGGCGTCTCCGGGCAATGCAGCAGGTCGCCGAGGCTCCGGCTCCTCCCGCACCTGCTCCGGCCGTCGGCGGACTCGAGGTCCTCCTTGGTCTCCTCCTTGATGGTGAAGAGCAGCCGCGACGGGCCGACGAGGCTGCCCAGCCGCATGAGCTGCCCCTCGACcgtgtcgtcgccgtcgtcgtcgtcgtcgtcatcctcgtgGTCGGCCTCGGCATCGCCGGCGCGCGGCTCCTGCGCGTAGGTGGTGGACGCGAGCGCCGGCGTCTTCTTGAAGCAGAAGAGCTGGAGCAGCTCGCGCGAGGAGGACGACGGCGAGGAGGCCGCGTCGGAGATGGCGGCGGcacggcggcgctggcggcgcttgTGCACGAGGAGGTAGTAGAGCTCGGCGGCgagcgcgaggaggaggagcgccgacacCACCGTGAGCCCGACGCCTAGCCTGCTCAAAGGTCGCATCTTTTCTTTCCTGCCTTCCTAATGGTCTCCCCTGCTTCCTTGCTTCCACAGCAACCTAGCTCGGATTCACCATCAGAGGGAAGCCAAGCAAGGCATCAACACAGAAGCAGAAGATGCCTTCTTAATCTAAACAGAGACACTCCTCGTCTCCTCCCACTCAAAAGGTCAGATGAACAGTATGGAAGTTGAATCTGCAACGAAGTTCAGATCGATGCAGAGAAGAACAGGGCAAACTGtcagcaagaacagaaccaacaaccACCGGAACAGAGGAACCTGCCGCCAGGAACAGTGAGAAGTTGGAGGCAAGGAATCAATCAACAcaaggagagaagaagaagaaggtgagCAACAGTGGATGCAATCAGAGAAGAGGGAAGGAGAAGGAGGCTCTGTCAAGCTCCAGGAAGGAAGAGAGAGCAGGCAGCAAAACAAAATGCTGCAGCAGTGCAGTGAATCTCTTTACAGAATTGTGCGTGCTGTGATGATAAGGCAAGGAGGAGGAAAGGATGCCTTCACATCACATGGGGGAGGTGGAGCTCTCTctccctgtgtgtgtgtgtgtgagtgaGAGACTCTTCTGTTCTTTTGCTTCACCAAAAACAAAGCGAGATTGTCTTCTAGAGGCACTGAGAGAGACCTTAAATTAAAGAGGGGCTGAAGAGAGATTGGATTAGGGGTGGGGTGACGATGCTCAGCAGCTTAGGTGACCTAATTAGGGTTAAGGAATCCAATCTATTCTAGTAGAAAAACTGATTTATTGGGATTGTTTTCTGACCATGTTGGTGGCCTTTGTTTGGAGATTttgagagcatccccactcgttggcgctccccacgcccaaatccggagaaattttcgtccggattggaggaaggtttggcgtggggggcagtagtttcccagccgcgtgcccaggcgaagtcgacgatgcgaatttaaaaaacggaaacttgacaaacttcggctaaattcgggtgaatatagactaaatttaatgatatttagactaaaacgggcggagttcatacatagaggccgaattcgactatatttcgaattcggcaaggtgaattcaaacgctaattttaaaacacggcgctctacatgcccaaatggcggtagaacaccgtgtagtcgccgtcgccgtcgtcgtcggagccgtcgtcgttggCCTTCGGCTGCGCGGCCCGGGCTGCTGCCACTGGCGGCGTCTCCCCaccggggatggcttgtaccgatcgtcgtcggaggactcgaggtcgacgacggggacaacgacgcggatggaggtgtcgcaggacggcggtaccgcgcgacatcgtcgttggcggttggaagcggcgcgggcggcgagttggcgtgcggcggccgAGTCCGGCGGCCGCCGCTGCTCGCCTCGCCTCTGGCGCCGCGTCGCGCTGGCGATCCGATGCGGCGTCGTCcgcgcgcttctcctcctccatgtcggcaagcgacacggcgatcgcctccgccatcgcggcctcctccgcgcgccgcctcctcctcggcgagcggcttgcggcggcggcctctttcttcgtcttcttccggccgctctgcggcgcggaaggctgttctcggatgacgagggcgcgccGTCGCGCCCTTCGGTCGCCgggcggagacgccggctccttctgacgcgcaccggcgtcgaaggcgacgacgcctcctcctcttcaccggcgccaaTGATGACCTTGACGCCGATCCAGGAAGACGACGAGCGCGAGGCATGCGCCGTGGCTGCGGACGCTTCCCcgacggcggctcgccgatgccctcgatgccgatagagggggcatcgtgagcacgAGGAGTTGCCGCCTCGATGTGCTCGACGACGGCCTCGAGTGTCCggccggcgcgctccaccaccgtcggcggcccgcggcgttgttgcgcgcagcggaggcggcgggccgtcgtaggccgccggctccgctcccaccgccgcgggaagtacgagttccacgccgtgtagttgtcggggtggtggcgtggctcggcgcgttcctcgtccgtcaaggtcatccgcgcctcctcgatgcagcgacgtcgagggcgtgaccccgaggcggcggcgggattggtacgccgccagcGCGAATCCGCCaaccgccgccgggaggcctcgtgtccggcgggcaggtacCCGcccggtggaggaggtgcccctcccacgcgtgcagCGACCGgcggggaagccgttgttggctgcgccgtcgtcgtcgtagaacgccatcttgagagtagagggagagtggagggagagtgaaGCACGGGAGTGCGCCTCGCGGCGAGCGtgaccggcgtatataggcgtgggcggcgcggggattaaatgccgcgtggattgcgacgcgtccgcggcgagccgacggcggcgacctttagtgcgcgcggaagacgatgcgtgcgcggaagacgacgacattaactcgccgcgtggccggcgaatgcgcACCGGCGGCGAggctttacagcgcgcggaagacgatgcgatgaggacgacgatcggtttctctcgccgacaagttggggccaccagacgcgcgggaagtttcctcgccgtttcgcgcgctttcgtttcgtccggagtccccgagcgctccccggggggccggggatgtcgtgggatcgccggatggatttaggcccaaatccggacgaaaacgaggaaccggggacgcgactgggccgaatttcgccgtccggatggaaaaaacgctcgccgggggcctgttcggggggacgagtggagatgctctgatcGTTGGGCAGTCCACTGGGCTCCAAAGATTCTCACCAATAATAAACATAACTGACGACAATATTGACTTGGCATATACTTTTGTGGAGGGTTAAGAGCTAAACAATTTTTAACTCATCGATGTTGTTTAGCTGATGATACCTCTTACTTTTCCGTTGCAGTTATTCAGATATCACTAAGTACCCACTGTTTCAGTTCGATGTAGGTACACACAAACACAGGAACACATGATCCAACttttcactctctctctctctctctctctctctctctctctctctctctgccttTTAGAGCTTAACTAAAGCTTTAATCACCTCGAGACAAGGGCTATGATGTGTATAAGTACTTAAACACATGCTAGTAGACATAATACATTGCACTTACATGATTGCTACAAGGCAGGCTCAATCCATTGCACTGCAGACCGGGCCCTTCCGATCAGGCCATGTACAAGATATTTGAGATCATACTAGATATACATACTTGGTTGATAAAAAGTTTGAGATCACAGCAAAAATACTTTGGAGATGAATATTGTGGCTGGTAGGTGACAGTAGGAGTCCTTTTCTGGTCCTCGCCTAAGAGTCCTGTACATACCACCTTGCTTCATACACCAACTGTCCTGCGAAAAGAACAATGTTTCTTCCCCCGGTCTTGACCGTTTTCTCACCAACCGTATAAATGCAGATGTACACAAGCCATGCATACGGACAGAGCTACGTTGAATGTTTACAACACTGTGGTCCTATgtatattttaatttttttatgaaAGGAATGTATCTTTTCGTTCAGGTACGATTGTGAAGTATCATACTCTTCTAGCTGGTATGAAAATGAATATATACACACATATATGCATGATTTATCCTACGTAAGCACTTACTGATAAAATTATGAACTTATGTGGATCTACTTGTTGAAATAAAATAAGAGTATTTCCACCTTCTGTTACATAGTTATGCATTTGTGACACATATTACCCTGCTAGTGAAAATTCTCCCAAAATACCCCATCTTGGATTTTACCCTATTTTAGCATTCCGCATGTTTTGTTACATAATACCATCATGTTTTTTAGAGATATAATACCAACATGTTAGATCAATATGACACGAAAAAATTTGTAAAGATCAGAGGGCATCATCAATGATCATGTCAAGCCTTTCTTCACCATTTGTTACATTGCTTATGGCCGTCTTGATATTTTTGAGCCTCGGTAATAACCTCACACATTTTCCAATAGACATGCATCAGAATAGGAGGGTCCATAATTCATGGAAGGGGTATTCTAAACGAATATTCATTCAATGGGGTAATTAGTGTCACAAATGCATAGCAAGCAGGGTGAAATTAACTCAAATAAAATAATTTACCTATAAGCACTATAAGAGTAGCACCATTTCGTTCAATAAAGGTTAGCTTAAATGAGTCGATGGTGCCAACTAACAAGGGTAGCTTAAATGAGTCAATACCAGCATGTTTGGTTGATACATCATGCCAAATTTTGTAAATATCAGAGAGCACCATCGACAATTATGTCGCCAATTGTTCCATTGCTTATCACCGTCTTGATAGTTTTGAGCCTCAATAATAACCTCCCTCCTTTCTAACAGACATGAATCAGAAAAAAAGATTCACAATTAATAAAAAGGTTAGCATAAATGAGTCGATAGTGCCAACTAACAAGTGGGTGTATATAAAACATTTAAAAGGGGCTCAATTATATCCGTTGCACCATTGAAAAAAGATCTTTCGAGTCACTGAAAGAAAAGCAAGATAAAATCCATCAAAAGCCAGGATGTTTTGAAATTATTGAACCTGCATGCTTTAGAAGAAATTCATTTGTAAAGTGGTGTTTATTTCTTCCCTTTGAAGATTAGACCGTTGATCTTGAGAAGCTCAATGGTGATGAATTCCAGGTGGACTGTTTTACAGTTTAAAATCAAATGAAACTATAACCATGATGCCACCATGCATGGCAGGGGCACACAACTATCACACAGCTTCAAATTCAAAAGCTGGCTTTTGCAGACCCATCATTAGGATGAGCACTCAGGTGCATGGTGCCTATGTCCATCAATGTTTTTACCAGCTTTTATTTTTGTTGCCTGACAGTGTCACTACTCAACAACTCACAAGCACTAGAGTACATATCAGAGTATAGGACCACATGAACACTAGAGCGGGCTGGATGAAGGATATATGGCTAAGTAGAGATGATCCATACGTTAATTCCATGATTGAATTCCCTTGATTTTAGGAGGCGAATTCCTGGTTTCCAGGCAATCAGACAGCGGACTGGATTAAACAGTCTGAACCGATTCCACACACATACTACGAAGCAAAGAAGCTGCACCCAGCCGCAACCTGTCATAACATAATGGTCGACACTCGACACCCGGCCGCAACCTGAGGAGATGCGaggcatgtgctttggtttttggcgTCCTTCTCCCGTTCTTGATCACCAGCCAAAATATCTATGTCCCATAAGATCTCCTTGCCATCATCCATGTCAGGCAGTCGAATGCACAAACCAGCTGAACCTGCAAAAAGAGAAGAATCAACACTGCACGATCTATGGGTGTCGTTTGGTCACCAGCATGGAAGTTAGTAGAGTGCATGAGGTAAGAAAGATTTCTTTTGTGGACATCCAAACAACATGAGCCAAAACAGGCTGCATAGCACGGATCTCAAAGCACTCGAAAAGGTCCTCGGGTCAGATTTCACATCTACGGTCGAATCGGGTGTTTCTCCGAGGACAGACCTATTGGAGACGAAAGCGCGTGCAAATTCCCTTAGATTTTAGTGCCAGGCTGTTAGACCTATTAGAGATATAGcacaaatacccgtgcgttgtATCGGGAGAAAGAAACAATTATAACCACACATGTTCGGAAAGAATAACCATGATGATGAATCAAGAGCATCCAACAGATTTGGAACTTCCCGTTACCCCTTTGCCCAAGAAAAAAAAGAACTTTGGAACTTCACTAAACATGTCTAAACATCCTTTGCCATTGAACTTGGTATAGTTTATCCATCCACTATACAAGCTGAAAAATATAACTCAATAATATGAATCTTTTTTACACCTAAACCTGAATATATGCATCACACAACTCAACATCTTCTTCACCCCTACCCGAATTTGTATTGTTTCAAGGATAAAAAGATTTGTCCATCAAATCTATGAAAACAATATCCTATATGTACACGAGTTGATGTACTTCGTCAAGCTCGATTTAATTTGCCGTTTACATCTTCGTCATGCACCCAATACCTATATTTAAACAACCCACTTGCAAAGAAGCAAGCGCACGTGTGATCAGGCTGCTTGGACACCGACTGTTTTTGACTAACTAATTAAGCAAAACTATTTATAAGATTAATTAGAAAAAATAAACTTAGCACAAAGTAAGAGAATAGATATAGACACATGGATTGAGCTACTGAGGATTGCAATTTGCATGGTCGTCATATTCAGCCGGACTGACGTGGCTTTTGCCTTTGAGCTGGGCTCCAAGCATGGTCCAATCATATTCTCGTATTAGACAAGCTCACACATACACCTTCCCTTCCATTAAATTAATGAGGTCCCTCTCCCAATTCCACTCGTACAGTATTAGGCAAGCTCCTTTAATTATTACCAGGTAGATCACGGTCCTTCTCCCGTTTAATCTCTCTTCTCAGGTAGACCATCCTTTCCGGTTATGTTTAAGTTTCCAAACCCACGATTTCTTTCCGTTCGGCTGAGACTCTGAAGCACACGCTTTCCTTTCCGTTACACTGTGATTGTCAAGTCGCTTGTTGATGAGCAAGGTGGGACTAAACGTGACCATAAAATAAAGTTACTACAAAAAGAAGCGGACAACAGGCCCAACTGAGTTAGCTCAGACCAAGCCCAGCTAGAAATTGCCGATCAGCCCAACAAGCCGCACACGCACGCCTGCGTCCATGGGCGACGCGACCTGCTGCCAGCGCGATTGTTTTCTATGTTTTGCGGTGGCAGCAGCCCGTAATTTGCATTGAAAAGTAGGGTAAttaaaaaacggacgaaaaattAGGGGAGAAAtcttccttcctttattagtaggtatataGATATAGATTGTAACTATACGTATTGGGTATAGTATAGAGTAATACTCTATCCCAATACGTATGCCACCACCGTGGCTTTTCCCGTATATATAAACACGTATCACATGGCAACCTCACATGCATGCAGGACGCAACCAGAACTAAACAACCAGCCTAAAATCTCTTCACAGCCCAAGCCACCAAATAAAGTGGGAACTATACGTCTTTTGCACCCCAAAAAACATGCGTTGTTTTGGAGCCTGGCTGCACCAGAACGAAAACCAAACACGCCCTATATGTACCTAGAATTATCGAATTGCCCTCTaagagtgaaagcatatagatgacAGAAAATTGGAATAACCAATTCCAAACCCAATTTCATAGAGTTAGAATTTGACTAAACTTTTTAAACAGAAGGCTCGAGCAGAGcccggctttaaattaataaagccccaaCGGCATCATTCATACAACCAACACGACACAAACAGGACAAGACACGATGGAGGGAAGCTCCACCCAGCCACAAGAACACGGTATAAGACCTGGACACCACAAGATACAAGGTGGTCGACCTAGCACACCAAACGGAAAGGCGACGCCCCAACGCCAAAGCCTACCGTCTAGTGAGAACGAACACCACAGACACCACTCTGCCCCAGAGGGGGGCACTAGGCACTATCTCTGATAGAAGCATGTAGAGCTCGAATTCTGCCAATCACCAGCTCCACTGCTTGACGGTCTCCTCTCCTAGCCAGAGGCTTCCATACCTGCAAGTACACAGTCATTTTGTACAAACCGTCAGCTGGGTTAGCTGGAAACACACCCTCAATGGTGAATTTGTTTCTAACGTTCCAGAGCGACCAAATAAGGGCAGCACACGCCAACCATAAAACTCTCCGAGTCTGGCCAACATGGACGCGCATATACCGAAAGATGTCGGCAAAGCACGAGGGGTTCCAAGAGCAACCAATAAGGTCTCTGACCGCACTCCACATGAAGCGCGCCAGCGGGCATCTAAAGAAGATATGGTTGTTGTCCTCCACCTCCATGCAAAGGCCATAGGTACCATTGGAAGGACCCCTGCGCTTTCGGATGTTGTCATTAGAGGGGAGATGGTGTCTCGATAATTGCCACAAAAAGATACGGACTTTGAGTGGCGCCTTGATCTCCCACACTATCCCATAGTGTTTGTGGGGAATGCCCTGGCATAAGCTCTTGTACAAGGACCGCACAGAGAACTTCCCATTTGGCTCCAAGGACCACGAAATCCGATCTTGCGTCTCCGACAGGCGGACGGTCTCCACCAGTCGGGAGATGTTGGCCAAGTCCACTCGCTCCCCAAAGCAAAGAACTCGACGGAACGCGAGCCTACATTGATTCTCCCTGAAGAGCGCCGCAACCGTGGCTAAGGGTTCCGCCGCAATGGCAAAGAGGCCCGGGAACTGATCCTTGAGAGGCCCCTTCTCATGCCACCAATCTACCCAGAACCTGGTGACACGGCCGTTGTGAATATCATGTCTAGCCCCCATGCCGAAtacatgtttgatcttctggataGCGTTCCAAAATTGGGATCCGGGCCTATGCTTATCTGCGAGCAGGTCCCTCTCCCCCAGATACTTAGCCCTAAGGATATCGGCCTGCAGACCTTGCTCCCGGCGTACGCTCTCCCGGATCCATTTGGCCATAAGGCAAACATTCATCAGCCTCGTATCCACAATCCCAAGCCCCCCCAGGCATTTCGGCTTGCACATGGCCGACCATCTGACCCAATGGTATTTACGCTTAGCCCCGTTTGCTTCCCAATAGAAACGGGACCTGGCCTTATCAAACAAGCCGTGCATGCCCTCCCCCAAGAGGTTCACTGCCATCGCATGTAGCGGCAGGCTCGACAAACAAGCGTTGATGAGGGTGAGCCTCGCGGCCGAGGACATCAGCTTTCCCATCCAAGGATCCGCACGCTTTGCAACCTTGGTAGTCAGCGGACCCCAGTCCGAAGCTCGCAGCGCACGGTCACTCACCGGCAAACCTAGATAGGTGAAAGGGAAGGTGCCTCTCTTTCAGTTAAGCATGTTGGCAATCCTAGTCCCCTCAGCCACATCCCCACCAATCAGCATTACCTCACTCTTATGGAAGTTGATCCT
It includes:
- the LOC127294619 gene encoding uncharacterized protein, which produces MRPLSRLGVGLTVVSALLLLALAAELYYLLVHKRRQRRRAAAISDAASSPSSSSRELLQLFCFKKTPALASTTYAQEPRAGDAEADHEDDDDDDDGDDTVEGQLMRLGSLVGPSRLLFTIKEETKEDLESADGRSRCGRSRSLGDLLHCPETPFLTPASSPLPPAMERSYNPLFESPAASPTTIAKSPPPKLQFLKDAEEKLYRRALEEEAKRAARGSPSPVAGEEDGGYITIVVGKNTRVIPLPSPPRTS